CGCTGCGGACGGCTGGCGTCGGGCAATGCCGCGCCTTCGTCCGCGACGCCGGTCATAACTCGTCCCGCGTAAGCGCCGTCAGCCCCTTCAGGCTGCCACTCGGGACGGTACAGGTCGTACGTTTCGGCCATTCCTGCTAGTTCACTTCGACTTCCGACAGCTCAAGACGCTTGTTCAGGATCTCGAGCATCTGCTTGGCTGCGGCAGGAATGACGGTTCCGGGGCCGAAGATAGCCGCCGCGCCGTGATCGTACAGGAACTGGTAATCCTGAGCTGGGATAACGCCGCCGGCAACGACCATGATGTCACCCCGGCCGCGCTTTTTCAGCTCTTCAACCAGCTGGGGAAGCAGGGTCTTGTGACCTGCCGCCAGACTGCTCATGCCGATGATGTGAACGTCGTTGTCCACCGCGTCTTGAGCCGCCTCTGCCGGCGTCTGGAAGAGCGGCCCCACGTCCACGTCGAAGCCCATGTCGGCGTAGGCGGTCGCCACAACCTTGGCGCCCCTGTCGTGGCCGTCCTGCCCCATTTTGGCCACCATGATACGGGGACGTCGGCCTTCCCTGGCTTCGAACTCGTCGGTCATATGGCGCACTTCTTCCATGATTTCGTTGTCGCCGAACTCAGTGCTGTAGATGCCCGAGATTGAACGAATGACAGCCTTGTGGCGGCCGCATACCTTCTCGATAGCGGCTGAGATTTCGCCCAGCGACGCCCGCGCCCGCGCGGCTTCGACGGACAGTTCAAGCAGGTTTCCATCGCCGGTTTCCATTGACTTCGTGATGGCGTTCAGCCATTTGTCGACGTCCTCTTGGTTCCGGTTCGCCCGCAGCTTTTCGAGACGGGCAATCTGGGCCTGGCGTACCGCCGTGTTGTCCACGTCCAAAATGTCCAGAGGGTCTTCCTTTTCCAGCTGGTAGGCGTTGATGCCGACAATTTTTTCCTTGCCCGAATCGATGTGAGCCTGCCGTCTGGCCGCCGCTTCTTCAATGCGCATCTTCGGAAGCCCGGTGTCGATAGCCTTTGCCATGCCGCCCAAGGACTCGACTTCCTGAATGTGTCCCCAAGCGCGGCGAATGAGCTCATTGGTGAGCGACTCGACGTAGTAGGAGCCAGCCCACGGATCGATGACCTGACAGACGTTCGTCTCGTCCTGAATGTACAGCTGGGTGTTTCGGGCAATTCGGGCTGAGAAGTCGGTCGGCAGGGCAATTGCCTCGTCAAGGGCGTTGGTGTGCAGCGACTGGGTGTGTCCCAGCGCGGCGCCCATGGCCTCGACGCAGGTTCGGGTCACGTTGTTGAACGGGTCCTGTGCCGTCAGACTCCAGCCGGAGGTCTGACTGTGAGTCCGCAGGGCCATCGACTTGGTATTCTTGGCGTCGAAGCTCTTGACGATTTTCGCCCAGAGCATTCGGGCAGCACGCATTTTAGCGACTTCCATAAAGTAGTTCTTGCCGATTGCCCAGAAGAACGAAAGCCGGGAGGCGAAGTCGTCGACCTGCAGTCCCGCCTTGATTCCCGTGCGGATGTACTCCAGCCCGTCAGCCAGGGTGTAGCCCATTTCGATGTCGGCGGTGGCGCCTGCCTCCTGCATGTGATAGCCCGAGATGGAAATGCTGTTGAACTTGGGCATGTTGTGCGACGTGTAGGCGAAAATGTCGCCGATGATCCGCATCGAAGGCGCCGGCGGGTAAATGTAGGTGTTGCGAACCATAAATTCTTTCAGGATATCGTTCTGGATCGTGCCAGACAGGATGCTCTTGTCAACGCCCTGCTCCTCAGCGGCCACGATGTAGAACGCCATGACCGGCAGAACGGCCCCGTTCATGGTCATTGACACGGACATTTGGCCGAGCGGAATGCCCGAGAACAGTATCTCCATGTCGAGAATGGAGTCGACTGCCACGCCGGCTTTACCGACGTCACCGACGACCCGCGGGTGATCCGAGTCGTATCCTCGGTGGGTTGCCAGGTCGAACGCGATGGAAAGACCCTTCTGACCGGCGGCGAGGTTGCGCCGGTAGAACGCGTTGCTCTCCTCGGCGGTGGAAAATCCGGCGTACTGGCGAACGGTCCAAGGCCGAATCACGTACATCGTGGCGTACGGGCCTCTGAGGAACGGCGGCAGCCCGGCGACATAGCCTAAATGACGGCAGGAGGCGATGTCCTCCGCGTTATACAGGGGCTGAACGTCGATCTGCTCCATCATGCGGACGCACAGCTCTTCGACGGAATGGCCAGTTTCGGCCTGAACGCGCTTTTTCCACTCGCTGTAGCTCTCAGAGCGCGACGCGCCGCATGCCTTCAAGGCGACGCCGCTGAAATCGACAGAACTCATCAGCAGATCCCCCTTTCCTTCTGGATGGCGGTCAGAATGCTGAGACAGTCTGCCTTGACGTGAATGAACTCGTCAACCCCCGCTTCGACGTAAGCGTCCTTCATCTCCGGGGCCGGAGCTCCGGCCAGGATGACCTTGACGTTCGGGTTGCCGGCCTTGATGGCACGCGCTGTCGGCGGGACAAGTTCGGGATACGTGGCGTCAGTCGAGCAGATGATGGCCACGTG
This is a stretch of genomic DNA from Jonquetella anthropi DSM 22815. It encodes these proteins:
- the scpA gene encoding methylmalonyl-CoA mutase, translated to MSSVDFSGVALKACGASRSESYSEWKKRVQAETGHSVEELCVRMMEQIDVQPLYNAEDIASCRHLGYVAGLPPFLRGPYATMYVIRPWTVRQYAGFSTAEESNAFYRRNLAAGQKGLSIAFDLATHRGYDSDHPRVVGDVGKAGVAVDSILDMEILFSGIPLGQMSVSMTMNGAVLPVMAFYIVAAEEQGVDKSILSGTIQNDILKEFMVRNTYIYPPAPSMRIIGDIFAYTSHNMPKFNSISISGYHMQEAGATADIEMGYTLADGLEYIRTGIKAGLQVDDFASRLSFFWAIGKNYFMEVAKMRAARMLWAKIVKSFDAKNTKSMALRTHSQTSGWSLTAQDPFNNVTRTCVEAMGAALGHTQSLHTNALDEAIALPTDFSARIARNTQLYIQDETNVCQVIDPWAGSYYVESLTNELIRRAWGHIQEVESLGGMAKAIDTGLPKMRIEEAAARRQAHIDSGKEKIVGINAYQLEKEDPLDILDVDNTAVRQAQIARLEKLRANRNQEDVDKWLNAITKSMETGDGNLLELSVEAARARASLGEISAAIEKVCGRHKAVIRSISGIYSTEFGDNEIMEEVRHMTDEFEAREGRRPRIMVAKMGQDGHDRGAKVVATAYADMGFDVDVGPLFQTPAEAAQDAVDNDVHIIGMSSLAAGHKTLLPQLVEELKKRGRGDIMVVAGGVIPAQDYQFLYDHGAAAIFGPGTVIPAAAKQMLEILNKRLELSEVEVN